The genomic window CAAAAATATGCACCAGGACATCCTTAGGTCAATCCCATCGGTCAATGAACTCCTAGCGTCACCAGATATATCAAAATTTACTGGCAGGTATCCGAGGCTGCTTGTTGTTGAGACAATACGTGCAGTTTTGGAAAATATTCGTCAATCCCTGACGAATAAAAAAGAATGCGCCGAGGCACAGGCAATTGATCTGTCTCCACAAAGACTTTACCACCTTGTTCAAGAATCCCTCCGGCAAAAATTCTGTGGCATCGAACATGCCATCAATGCAACGGGGATCATCCTTCACACCGGACTTGGCAGGGCGCCCCTTGCGGATGAGGCTGCAAGGCAGATACAGAACGTCTTAAAGGGTTTCTGTACCCTGGAAATTGAGAAGCTGAACGGGAGAAGAGGGGTTCGATATCAGTCTATTGAACAACTCGTTGGTATGATTACGGGGGCAGAGTCGGCACTCGTGGTTAACAACAATGCCGCTGCCGTCTTATTGGCATTAGATACCCTGGCCAGAGGCAAGGAGGCTATCATTTCGCGTTCCCAGCTTGTGGAAATTGGCGGGTCGTTCCGCATGCCCGATGTTATGGCCAGAAGCGGAGCGCTCTTGGTTGAAGTAGGGACTACCAACAAGACGTATCTCACCGACTATAGCAATGCCATTACCGAGCGAACCGGACTCTTGTTGAAGGTGCATCAAAGCAACTTCAAAATCGTGGGTTTTACCGAAACGGTAGGTTTGAAAGACCTTGTTTCTTTGGGGAAAGAGCGTAATATTCCGGTAGTGTATGACCTGGGAAGCGGCGCTTTGATTGACCCGGAAAGATTTGGCTTGCCTCATGAGCCGACTGTGCAGGAAAGCATAAAGGCGGGGGTGGATATCGTCACGTTCAGCACGGACAAATTATTGGGTGGCCCTCAGGGTGGCATTATTGCCGGGAAAAAGAAATGGGTTGACCTGTTGAAAAAGAATCCACTGACCCGTGCACTCCGTGTGGGGAAATTGACCATCGCAGCGCTGGAAGCGACATTAAGACTGTATCTGGACGAGGAACTTGCTGTAAAAAAAAATCCCGTCCTTGCCATGATGTTTGCTCCGCTTGAGATAATAGAAGAAAGGTGCAAAAAATTAATAAGCAAAATAACTCCAGAAGCAAAGGCTCTCATGAACATTTCCACGGTGGAAGGTCTTTCAGAGATGGGTGGAGGCTCGCTGCCGGGTGAAGGGATTCCCACAAAGCGCATTTCACTCCTTCCGGAAAGAATAAATGCGGATGAATTAGCCACACGACTGCGGGGTAACACCCCCCCAATTTTTGCAAGGATTGAGCAAGACCGTGTGCTTCTTGATATGCGTACGGTGTATGACAACGAAGTTGACACGATTGCCGTGGCATTAGAAAATATATGCAGTTCTTAAGAAAAGAGTATTGTTCAAATTTCCCTTTTTATTATGAGACTATTTGATACAATTACGTTGGTAAATCAACCTTTTTCTACCGAGAGGCATATATGGATGTTTATGAAGAGGTGAAACAGGCATTACAGGACATTGTAGTGCCGGAACTAAAGGCACTGCAGGTCGAGATAAGGCGTCTTGATGAGA from Candidatus Brocadia sp. includes these protein-coding regions:
- the selA gene encoding L-seryl-tRNA(Sec) selenium transferase, with the translated sequence MHQDILRSIPSVNELLASPDISKFTGRYPRLLVVETIRAVLENIRQSLTNKKECAEAQAIDLSPQRLYHLVQESLRQKFCGIEHAINATGIILHTGLGRAPLADEAARQIQNVLKGFCTLEIEKLNGRRGVRYQSIEQLVGMITGAESALVVNNNAAAVLLALDTLARGKEAIISRSQLVEIGGSFRMPDVMARSGALLVEVGTTNKTYLTDYSNAITERTGLLLKVHQSNFKIVGFTETVGLKDLVSLGKERNIPVVYDLGSGALIDPERFGLPHEPTVQESIKAGVDIVTFSTDKLLGGPQGGIIAGKKKWVDLLKKNPLTRALRVGKLTIAALEATLRLYLDEELAVKKNPVLAMMFAPLEIIEERCKKLISKITPEAKALMNISTVEGLSEMGGGSLPGEGIPTKRISLLPERINADELATRLRGNTPPIFARIEQDRVLLDMRTVYDNEVDTIAVALENICSS